The proteins below are encoded in one region of Polynucleobacter sp. AP-Nino-20-G2:
- the dnaN gene encoding DNA polymerase III subunit beta has protein sequence MQLVNTSRDSLLKPLQVVSGIVERRHTLPILANLLFKKQGDKVSFVSTDIEIQITTNASFGVGAEDVTTTVAARKLLDILRALPEGPVALNLKDNKMVVQSGKSRFSLQTLSAAEFPVMQSVGELTASWKMTQKSFRQLVSQVHFAMAQQDIRYYLNGMLLVVEGKQVIAVATDGHRLAYSQVELAEAPTGSGERQEIIVPRKTILECQHLLEDSDELLEMSLTSNQVKFTFGDIELISKLVEGKFPDFQRVIPKGHKNSLVVGRDVLQSALQRAAILTTDKFKGVRFSLSPNRITVQSTNAEQEEAQEEIETEYSGDSVEIGFNVSYLLDVLSNLKNDKIQISLGDANSSAVITLPGSEDFKYVVMPMRI, from the coding sequence ATGCAACTCGTAAACACCTCGCGCGATAGTTTATTAAAACCCCTTCAGGTTGTAAGTGGCATTGTTGAACGTCGACATACATTGCCGATTTTGGCTAATTTGCTTTTCAAGAAGCAAGGCGACAAAGTTTCTTTTGTATCAACCGATATAGAAATTCAAATTACAACCAACGCCAGTTTTGGTGTTGGTGCTGAGGATGTAACAACCACTGTAGCCGCCCGAAAACTACTTGATATTTTGCGCGCCCTACCTGAGGGACCGGTTGCCTTAAACCTTAAAGATAACAAGATGGTTGTTCAAAGCGGTAAGAGTCGCTTCTCTTTGCAAACTTTATCTGCGGCAGAGTTCCCTGTAATGCAAAGCGTTGGTGAGCTTACTGCTAGCTGGAAAATGACTCAAAAAAGTTTCCGTCAGTTGGTTAGCCAAGTGCATTTTGCAATGGCCCAACAAGATATTCGCTATTACCTAAATGGTATGTTGTTGGTTGTTGAAGGAAAGCAAGTGATTGCTGTTGCAACCGATGGACATCGTTTAGCTTATTCTCAAGTGGAGTTGGCGGAGGCGCCAACCGGCTCTGGTGAAAGACAGGAAATTATTGTTCCTCGTAAAACCATTTTAGAGTGCCAACACTTACTTGAAGACTCTGATGAATTGCTTGAGATGAGTCTGACATCCAATCAAGTGAAATTTACTTTTGGTGATATCGAGCTGATTTCTAAATTAGTTGAGGGTAAGTTCCCAGACTTCCAAAGAGTAATTCCTAAGGGGCATAAAAACTCATTAGTAGTGGGTCGTGATGTTTTGCAATCCGCTCTACAGCGGGCTGCAATTCTAACTACCGATAAATTTAAGGGTGTGCGCTTTTCATTATCACCAAATCGAATTACCGTTCAATCTACCAACGCTGAACAAGAAGAGGCGCAGGAGGAGATTGAAACTGAATACAGTGGCGATAGCGTTGAAATCGGCTTCAACGTTAGTTACCTATTAGATGTTTTATCAAACCTCAAAAACGACAAGATTCAAATTAGCCTGGGTGATGCCAATAGTAGTGCGGTTATCACACTCCCGGGCTCTGAAGATTTCAAATATGTTGTGATGCCAATGCGTATTTAA
- the gyrB gene encoding DNA topoisomerase (ATP-hydrolyzing) subunit B — MTEEKKVVEQYGASSIQILEGLEAVRKRPGMYIGDTSDGTGLHHLVFEVLDNSIDEALAGYCSEITVVIQTDNSISIVDNGRGVPTGIKYDDKHEPKRSAAEIVMTELHAGGKFDQNSYKVSGGLHGVGVSCVNALSKWLKLTIRRDGKTHYMEFARGVIQNRNIQEENGVAVSPITVTGDTTLSGTEVHFLADEEIFGNVEFHYEILVKRIRELSFLNNGVHIKLIDQRSGQEEDFAFSGGVKGFVEYINQTKNVLHPNIFYAEGVRPSDLGGQITAEVSMQWNDSFSEQVLCFTNNIPQRDGGTHLTGLRAAMTRVINKYIDENEVAKKAKVEISGDDMREGLACVLSVKVPEPKFSSQTKDKLVSSEVRGPVEEIVAEALSAYLQERPADAKILCGKIVDAARAREAARKARDMTRRKGALDGLGLPGKLADCQEKDPAKSELFIVEGDSAGGSAKQGRDRRFQAILPLKGKILNVEKARFDKMLASQEVVTLITVLGTGIGIEEYKADKLRYHRIIIMTDADVDGSHIRTLLLTFFYRQMPELIERGHIYIAQPPLYKVKFGKNEQYIKDDAELNQLLLKIALESASLQTPTGEIIEGAALGELAKHYQVIQSVVDRLSRTIDEDALRAIASGTKLNLDTEKEAQDSAERLHAALADSLNPLALPPEIIVQKEERTDRYKLLLSRRIHGNLKLSAINSDFVHGDDYQSLANAAAVLSGKVLPGSKVRRGDPDKNQKEQSIQDFRAAFAWLLSEAERVLSRQRYKGLGEMNPSQLWETTMDAGSRTLLQVKIEDAIAADQVFTTLMGDEVEPRRAFIEKNALIARNLDV; from the coding sequence ATGACTGAAGAAAAAAAAGTAGTTGAGCAGTACGGGGCATCATCGATCCAAATCTTAGAAGGTCTTGAGGCTGTTCGTAAACGTCCCGGAATGTATATTGGGGACACCTCCGATGGCACAGGCTTACATCACCTAGTGTTTGAGGTGTTGGATAACTCAATTGACGAAGCTTTGGCTGGGTACTGTTCTGAAATCACTGTAGTTATTCAAACTGACAACTCAATTTCTATTGTTGATAACGGGCGCGGCGTCCCGACTGGAATCAAGTATGACGATAAGCACGAACCAAAAAGGAGTGCCGCTGAAATCGTCATGACAGAGTTGCATGCAGGTGGTAAGTTTGACCAAAACAGCTACAAGGTTTCCGGTGGTTTGCATGGTGTTGGTGTAAGTTGCGTAAACGCATTGTCAAAGTGGTTAAAGCTTACCATTCGTCGTGATGGCAAAACCCATTACATGGAGTTTGCTAGGGGCGTTATTCAGAACCGTAATATTCAAGAAGAGAATGGTGTTGCTGTATCTCCAATTACGGTAACCGGAGACACAACGCTATCTGGCACTGAGGTGCACTTTTTAGCGGACGAAGAAATTTTTGGAAACGTTGAGTTCCACTATGAAATTCTAGTAAAACGTATTCGTGAACTCTCATTCCTAAATAATGGCGTTCACATTAAGTTGATTGATCAACGCTCCGGTCAAGAAGAGGACTTTGCTTTCTCTGGTGGTGTAAAAGGGTTTGTTGAGTACATCAATCAAACCAAAAACGTTTTACACCCTAATATTTTTTATGCCGAAGGTGTTCGTCCATCAGATCTCGGTGGCCAAATTACCGCTGAAGTATCTATGCAGTGGAATGATAGTTTCAGCGAACAAGTACTCTGTTTTACCAACAACATTCCTCAGCGTGATGGTGGAACTCATTTAACCGGCTTACGCGCCGCGATGACACGCGTTATCAATAAATATATTGATGAAAACGAAGTTGCTAAAAAAGCAAAGGTGGAAATTTCTGGCGACGATATGCGCGAGGGTCTTGCCTGTGTTTTATCTGTAAAAGTTCCTGAGCCTAAGTTTTCAAGCCAAACAAAAGATAAATTGGTTTCTAGTGAGGTTCGTGGGCCCGTAGAGGAGATTGTTGCGGAGGCATTAAGTGCCTACCTACAAGAGCGCCCGGCTGACGCGAAAATCTTGTGTGGAAAAATTGTCGATGCAGCTCGTGCGCGAGAGGCTGCGCGTAAGGCGCGCGATATGACAAGGCGCAAAGGCGCCCTTGATGGACTTGGTTTGCCTGGTAAGTTGGCTGACTGCCAAGAAAAAGACCCTGCAAAATCTGAACTGTTTATTGTCGAGGGCGACTCCGCGGGCGGTTCTGCGAAGCAGGGTCGAGATCGTCGCTTTCAAGCCATTCTTCCTTTAAAAGGAAAGATTCTCAACGTTGAAAAAGCGCGTTTTGACAAAATGCTGGCCAGCCAAGAGGTTGTTACTTTAATTACAGTGCTTGGAACCGGTATTGGAATTGAAGAATACAAGGCAGATAAACTGCGCTATCACCGCATCATCATCATGACCGATGCGGACGTAGATGGTAGTCACATTCGCACTCTTTTGCTCACATTCTTTTATAGACAAATGCCTGAGCTAATTGAGCGCGGGCATATCTACATTGCTCAACCACCTTTATATAAGGTGAAGTTTGGAAAAAACGAGCAGTACATTAAAGATGATGCCGAGCTAAATCAACTCTTGTTAAAAATTGCATTAGAGTCAGCCTCACTACAAACGCCTACTGGTGAAATTATCGAGGGTGCCGCTCTTGGAGAATTGGCTAAACACTATCAAGTGATTCAGTCGGTTGTTGATCGTCTATCACGCACCATTGATGAAGACGCTTTGCGAGCAATTGCTTCGGGTACTAAATTAAATCTAGATACAGAAAAAGAGGCTCAAGATTCTGCTGAGCGTTTGCATGCAGCGCTTGCGGACTCTTTGAATCCTTTAGCCTTGCCGCCAGAGATTATTGTGCAGAAAGAAGAGCGCACGGATCGTTATAAGCTTTTGTTGTCCCGTCGTATTCACGGTAATCTCAAGTTATCTGCAATTAACTCCGACTTTGTTCACGGCGATGATTATCAAAGCCTTGCAAATGCCGCCGCAGTTTTATCTGGAAAAGTTCTTCCGGGATCAAAAGTGCGCCGTGGAGATCCAGACAAAAATCAAAAAGAGCAATCTATTCAAGATTTCAGGGCAGCTTTTGCTTGGCTGCTCTCTGAGGCTGAGCGCGTTCTAAGCCGTCAACGATACAAGGGTTTGGGTGAGATGAACCCTTCTCAGTTGTGGGAAACCACCATGGATGCTGGATCACGCACACTGCTGCAGGTAAAAATTGAAGATGCAATTGCTGCTGATCAAGTATTTACAACTTTGATGGGTGATGAGGTTGAACCACGCCGCGCCTTTATTGAGAAGAATGCTCTAATCGCTCGAAATTTGGATGTTTAA
- a CDS encoding SET domain-containing protein, which translates to MSKKKLSAPKIDRSRIVVKSSPIHGKGVFVAKPIKKGDAIIEYKGERISWKLAEKRHPHNPKDPNHTFYFSLEDGRCIDAKYGGNAARWINHSCKPSCETREDSFKGEPRVFIYAKRDLKVGEELFYDYSLDVEGRVTKQMMKDYECRCGAKKCRGTMLSLDNK; encoded by the coding sequence ATGAGTAAAAAGAAGTTGTCGGCCCCAAAAATTGATCGGTCTCGTATTGTTGTGAAATCCTCTCCTATTCACGGGAAAGGGGTTTTTGTAGCAAAGCCAATTAAAAAAGGCGACGCCATTATTGAGTACAAGGGTGAGCGGATTAGTTGGAAGTTGGCCGAAAAGCGCCACCCACATAATCCAAAAGATCCAAACCACACCTTCTATTTTTCTCTCGAGGATGGCCGCTGTATTGATGCAAAGTATGGGGGCAATGCAGCGCGCTGGATTAATCACTCTTGTAAACCAAGTTGTGAAACTCGCGAGGATAGTTTTAAAGGTGAGCCTCGCGTATTTATTTATGCAAAACGTGACCTCAAGGTGGGGGAAGAGCTTTTTTATGACTACTCTTTAGATGTGGAGGGTCGTGTGACCAAGCAGATGATGAAGGATTATGAGTGCCGCTGTGGTGCTAAAAAGTGCCGCGGTACCATGTTGTCGCTCGACAACAAATAA
- a CDS encoding DUF3717 domain-containing protein: MLFISIQELEAAINYWRSQSPASGEELHLCSEAAALAKPYALMIVQGAQRVPMDVLDESAKSAIQNYLKTL; encoded by the coding sequence ATGTTGTTCATTAGTATTCAAGAGTTGGAGGCGGCAATTAATTATTGGCGCAGTCAATCCCCAGCCTCTGGCGAAGAGTTGCATTTATGTTCAGAGGCCGCAGCGCTTGCAAAGCCTTATGCCTTAATGATTGTCCAGGGGGCACAAAGAGTGCCAATGGATGTCTTAGATGAATCTGCTAAATCTGCAATTCAAAATTACCTAAAGACCTTGTAA
- a CDS encoding ABC transporter ATP-binding protein — MQETILKTIGLGKTFKGFSAVSDVNLDITRGTIHALIGPNGAGKTTCFNLLTKFLEPTSGQILFNGFDITKERPAQIARRGVIRSFQISAVFPHLTVLENVRVALQRGLGTEFHFWRSGDSLNVLNERAEELLHEVGLADFAQEETLNLAYGRKRALEIATTLAMEPELMLLDEPTQGMGHEDVERVTELIDRVAKGRTILMVEHNMKVVSSIADRITVLQRGSVLAEGSYHEVSSNPLVVEAYMGSRGGEAL, encoded by the coding sequence TTGCAAGAAACAATATTAAAAACCATTGGACTTGGAAAAACCTTTAAAGGCTTTTCCGCTGTTAGTGATGTAAATCTGGACATTACCCGGGGAACTATCCATGCCCTTATTGGTCCGAATGGCGCTGGTAAAACCACCTGCTTTAATTTACTCACCAAGTTTTTGGAACCCACTAGCGGCCAAATTTTATTTAACGGCTTTGATATCACCAAAGAGCGCCCAGCTCAAATTGCGCGCCGTGGGGTCATTCGTTCTTTCCAAATTTCAGCCGTTTTCCCCCATTTAACCGTTTTAGAAAATGTCCGTGTTGCACTGCAACGAGGTTTAGGGACGGAGTTTCATTTTTGGCGGTCGGGCGACTCCTTAAATGTGCTCAATGAGCGTGCTGAGGAGCTTTTGCATGAGGTGGGTCTTGCTGATTTTGCCCAAGAGGAGACTTTAAATCTGGCTTATGGCCGTAAAAGGGCTCTTGAGATTGCTACCACCTTAGCTATGGAGCCCGAGTTAATGCTCCTAGATGAGCCAACTCAAGGTATGGGTCATGAAGATGTTGAGCGCGTGACCGAGTTAATAGATCGGGTGGCCAAGGGTCGAACCATCCTCATGGTGGAGCACAATATGAAGGTGGTTTCTTCAATTGCCGATCGCATAACGGTTTTACAGCGTGGCTCGGTCTTAGCCGAAGGTTCTTACCATGAGGTTTCAAGCAACCCCTTGGTTGTTGAGGCCTATATGGGTAGTCGCGGCGGAGAGGCGCTATGA
- a CDS encoding ABC transporter ATP-binding protein: protein MSSLALEVKNLESWYGESHILHGVDFSVNDGEVVTLLGRNGAGRSTILKTVLGLTSKRAGSVKVYGQEAITMPTYRIARLGVGYCPEERGIFASLSTEENLLLLPEISSGGMGLDEIYEMFPNLYERRHSPGTRLSGGEQQMLAMARILRTGAKLLLLDEITEGLAPVIVEKLGEVVGSLRKKGFTIVLVEQNFRFAAPLADRHYVVEHGKVVEVVAQNELAEKAALLNEYLGV from the coding sequence ATGAGTTCGCTAGCTTTAGAGGTTAAAAACCTAGAGTCTTGGTATGGCGAGTCGCATATTCTGCACGGCGTAGACTTTTCTGTGAATGATGGTGAGGTAGTCACACTACTGGGTCGAAATGGCGCTGGCCGTAGCACTATCTTAAAGACGGTTTTGGGTCTTACCAGCAAGAGGGCTGGCTCTGTCAAGGTTTATGGCCAAGAGGCTATCACCATGCCAACTTATAGGATTGCGCGCCTTGGTGTTGGGTATTGCCCAGAAGAGAGAGGTATTTTTGCTAGCCTGAGCACCGAAGAAAACTTACTGTTATTGCCAGAAATCTCCTCTGGCGGTATGGGGTTGGATGAAATCTACGAGATGTTTCCCAATCTATATGAGCGCCGCCATAGCCCTGGAACACGCTTATCTGGTGGTGAGCAGCAAATGTTAGCTATGGCACGGATCTTAAGAACGGGCGCCAAATTATTGTTGTTAGATGAGATTACCGAGGGCCTTGCCCCGGTGATTGTTGAGAAGTTGGGTGAAGTCGTTGGAAGTCTAAGAAAAAAAGGCTTCACCATTGTTCTTGTGGAGCAAAACTTTAGATTTGCAGCGCCCTTGGCGGATCGTCATTACGTTGTAGAGCATGGCAAGGTGGTTGAGGTTGTTGCGCAAAACGAATTGGCAGAAAAAGCCGCTCTATTAAATGAGTATCTTGGTGTTTAG
- a CDS encoding ABC transporter substrate-binding protein, protein MKLKQITACLVAATMFGANPAFAQSGAKVSGDVVKIGVLTDLSSTYSDLAGPGAVIAAKMAIADFSKDGTVIGKKIELVSADHQNKADIAANKAREWYDKDGVDVIVELVSTNVALAVMEVAEQKNKITLVSGAGSLPITNEKCTANNVHWTYDTYALSNGTGKAVVKQGKKNWYFITADYAFGAALEKDATNVVTANGGKVLGTSKHPFPNSDFSSYLLKAQASGADVVALANAGQDTINTVKQASEFGINKKQTVVPLLMFISDVHSLGLNAAQGMYLTEGFYWDKDEKTRAFSKRFILQHKRMPTSVQAGVYSSVLAYLNAVQKAGTDDTQAVMKALKSTNIDDGLFKGKIRADGKFEHDMYLLEVKKPSDSKSPWDYYNVRAVIPAAEATLPLSQSKCKLVNK, encoded by the coding sequence ATGAAATTAAAGCAAATTACAGCGTGCCTAGTTGCGGCAACGATGTTTGGGGCAAACCCGGCCTTTGCACAAAGTGGCGCAAAGGTTAGTGGTGATGTTGTGAAGATTGGGGTGTTAACTGATCTTTCATCTACCTACTCTGATTTGGCTGGGCCTGGTGCTGTGATTGCCGCAAAGATGGCGATTGCAGATTTTTCTAAAGACGGCACTGTCATCGGCAAAAAAATTGAACTGGTTAGTGCAGACCACCAAAATAAGGCCGACATCGCTGCCAACAAAGCACGCGAATGGTATGACAAAGATGGTGTAGATGTCATTGTTGAGCTGGTATCTACCAACGTGGCTTTGGCTGTAATGGAAGTGGCTGAGCAAAAAAATAAAATTACTTTGGTTTCTGGTGCCGGTTCATTACCCATCACCAACGAAAAATGTACTGCCAATAACGTTCATTGGACTTACGACACTTATGCCCTGTCAAATGGCACAGGCAAAGCGGTAGTTAAGCAAGGAAAAAAGAATTGGTACTTCATTACTGCTGATTATGCATTTGGTGCGGCTTTGGAAAAAGATGCAACTAATGTTGTGACCGCAAATGGTGGAAAAGTGTTGGGCACCAGCAAGCACCCATTCCCCAATAGTGACTTTTCGTCTTACCTCTTAAAGGCTCAAGCAAGCGGAGCGGATGTTGTGGCGTTGGCCAACGCTGGTCAGGACACTATTAATACCGTTAAACAAGCCTCCGAGTTTGGTATCAATAAAAAACAAACCGTTGTTCCTTTGTTAATGTTTATTTCAGATGTTCATTCTTTGGGTTTGAATGCAGCGCAGGGTATGTATCTCACAGAGGGCTTCTATTGGGATAAAGATGAAAAAACCCGCGCATTCTCCAAGCGCTTCATCTTGCAACATAAGCGTATGCCAACCAGTGTTCAGGCTGGTGTTTACTCATCTGTTCTTGCCTACTTAAACGCCGTACAAAAAGCTGGCACTGATGACACTCAAGCGGTGATGAAGGCTTTGAAATCTACCAATATTGATGATGGCCTCTTTAAAGGCAAGATTCGTGCCGATGGTAAGTTTGAGCATGACATGTATTTGCTCGAAGTGAAGAAGCCTTCTGACTCTAAGAGCCCATGGGATTACTACAATGTGCGCGCAGTGATTCCTGCCGCTGAGGCAACATTACCGCTCTCACAGTCCAAGTGCAAACTGGTTAACAAGTAA
- a CDS encoding branched-chain amino acid ABC transporter permease, whose product MFELLGITPQGLVAQLLVGLINGSFYAILSLGLAIIFGLLNIINFSHGAQYTMGAFIAWIGLTQVGQWLGFPELSINYWFALILVPLVMAGFGLILERTMLRRLYHLDHLYGLLLTFGLALIIEGMFRHWYGISGESYPAPELLQGAIPLESIGIILPKYRLWVVVSSLVVCFSTWYVIERTKLGAYLRAGTENPKLLQAFGINVPLMISLAYAYGVGLAGFAGVLAAPIFQVNPLMGSNLIIVVFAVVVIGGMGSIMGSILTGLALGLVEGLTKVFYPEASGVVIFVIMAIVLLIRPAGLFGREK is encoded by the coding sequence ATGTTTGAACTTCTTGGAATTACCCCACAAGGGCTGGTAGCCCAGCTCTTGGTGGGGCTTATCAATGGCTCGTTCTACGCCATATTGAGCTTGGGGTTGGCCATTATTTTTGGCCTTCTCAACATTATTAATTTTTCACATGGTGCTCAGTACACCATGGGTGCGTTTATTGCCTGGATTGGGTTGACACAAGTTGGTCAGTGGCTTGGCTTTCCAGAGCTATCAATTAATTATTGGTTTGCATTAATTCTTGTGCCGCTGGTGATGGCTGGTTTTGGTTTGATTCTAGAGCGCACGATGTTGCGTCGTCTTTACCATCTTGATCATCTGTATGGCCTTCTGCTGACTTTTGGTTTGGCTTTAATTATTGAAGGCATGTTCCGTCATTGGTATGGAATTTCTGGCGAGAGCTATCCAGCCCCAGAGTTACTACAAGGCGCTATTCCGCTTGAGTCGATCGGCATCATTTTGCCCAAGTATCGATTGTGGGTGGTGGTTTCTTCTCTGGTGGTTTGTTTCTCAACCTGGTACGTTATCGAGAGAACAAAATTGGGTGCATATCTGCGCGCTGGAACAGAAAATCCAAAATTACTACAAGCATTTGGCATCAACGTTCCTTTGATGATTTCCTTGGCCTATGCATATGGTGTGGGTCTTGCTGGTTTTGCTGGTGTATTAGCTGCGCCAATCTTTCAGGTGAATCCATTGATGGGTTCAAATCTGATCATTGTTGTTTTTGCTGTGGTGGTTATTGGTGGAATGGGTTCCATTATGGGCTCCATTTTGACCGGTCTTGCCTTGGGTTTGGTTGAGGGCTTAACCAAAGTGTTTTATCCCGAAGCATCGGGCGTTGTCATTTTTGTGATCATGGCGATCGTGTTGTTGATTCGCCCCGCTGGACTTTTTGGCAGGGAGAAATAA
- a CDS encoding branched-chain amino acid ABC transporter permease, which produces MNPKLKLLYGILVLIALLLPFQDFIYLVFAMKVLCFALFACAFNLLLGFTGLLSFGHAAFFGTSAYITAYLCKESGLSPEVGIILGVLGSGALGYLIGSLAIRRQGIYFAMVTLALSQMVYFLAVQLPFTGGEDGIQGVPRGMLFGLIDLKDDVAMYYFVLSVFLLGFALIMRTVHSPFGQVLKAIRENEPRAISLGYDVDRFKLISFVISAALSGLAGSMKSLVFQLATLTDVHWHMSGEVVLMTLLGGMGTILGPVVGAGIVVGLQNYLANIGSWSTIATGFIFVICVLAFRRGVVGEIAHLFKNKH; this is translated from the coding sequence ATGAATCCAAAATTGAAATTACTTTATGGCATTTTGGTTTTAATTGCCCTGCTTCTGCCTTTCCAAGATTTTATTTATCTAGTATTTGCAATGAAGGTGTTGTGCTTCGCACTCTTTGCGTGTGCATTTAATTTATTGCTTGGCTTTACTGGGCTGCTTTCTTTTGGTCATGCCGCATTCTTTGGTACCTCTGCTTACATTACAGCTTATCTATGCAAGGAGTCCGGCCTTTCTCCAGAGGTTGGAATTATTTTAGGTGTTCTTGGTTCTGGCGCTCTTGGCTACTTAATTGGTTCATTGGCAATTCGCCGGCAAGGAATTTACTTTGCGATGGTCACCTTGGCCCTTTCTCAAATGGTGTACTTCCTTGCTGTTCAACTCCCCTTTACTGGTGGCGAGGATGGTATTCAAGGTGTACCCCGTGGAATGTTGTTTGGCTTAATTGATCTAAAAGACGATGTAGCCATGTATTACTTTGTGTTGAGTGTGTTCTTGCTGGGGTTTGCATTAATCATGCGCACCGTCCACTCACCATTTGGCCAAGTATTGAAAGCCATTCGTGAAAATGAGCCGCGTGCAATTTCTTTGGGATATGACGTTGACCGCTTCAAGTTAATTTCATTTGTGATTTCTGCTGCCCTGTCCGGTTTGGCTGGATCTATGAAATCTCTCGTGTTTCAGCTTGCAACTCTTACCGATGTTCATTGGCACATGTCTGGTGAGGTTGTATTGATGACCTTGCTTGGTGGCATGGGCACCATTCTTGGCCCCGTTGTTGGTGCCGGCATTGTTGTTGGTTTGCAGAACTATCTAGCTAACATTGGCTCCTGGAGCACGATTGCAACTGGCTTTATTTTTGTGATCTGTGTTTTGGCGTTTCGCCGAGGAGTGGTTGGTGAAATTGCCCACCTTTTTAAAAATAAGCATTGA